From the genome of Thermococcus chitonophagus, one region includes:
- a CDS encoding MBL fold metallo-hydrolase codes for MIEITFLGGGGGRFVTITQARATGGFFIKASKNIYVDPGPGALVRMWRYKIDPRKIDVLFISHRHTDHCNDAEVLVEGMTYGVTKKRGILIGSKSVVHGDENHTPALSKYHLDALEEVHAPNPGDRFKIGQEEMIITPSIHSDPTTIGFRLKTSYGDISYIPDTQYFDELIEWHEGARVLIASVTRPRDMRIPYHLCTEDVVYMVKAMKEKPEVLIMTHAGMKMHFAGPYKEAEFIQNVTGIKTYVAKEGFRVTVGKEISVKTLRPARFV; via the coding sequence ATGATAGAGATAACTTTTCTCGGTGGCGGTGGTGGGAGGTTCGTCACGATAACTCAGGCAAGGGCTACCGGGGGCTTTTTCATAAAGGCGAGCAAGAATATCTATGTTGATCCTGGGCCTGGAGCGTTAGTTAGGATGTGGAGGTACAAGATAGACCCCAGGAAGATCGACGTTCTCTTCATTTCTCACAGACACACCGACCACTGCAACGATGCGGAGGTTTTGGTTGAGGGAATGACGTATGGGGTTACCAAGAAGAGGGGGATACTCATTGGCTCAAAAAGCGTAGTCCATGGAGATGAAAACCACACCCCTGCACTGAGCAAGTATCACCTCGACGCCCTCGAGGAAGTGCACGCCCCTAACCCTGGGGACAGGTTCAAGATAGGACAGGAGGAAATGATAATAACTCCTTCCATCCACAGCGATCCAACGACGATAGGATTCCGGTTAAAGACCTCTTATGGGGACATCTCTTACATTCCGGACACTCAGTACTTCGATGAGCTCATCGAGTGGCACGAGGGGGCTAGGGTTTTGATAGCTTCAGTCACGAGGCCCAGGGATATGAGGATTCCCTACCACCTATGCACGGAGGATGTAGTGTACATGGTGAAGGCCATGAAAGAAAAGCCCGAGGTTTTGATAATGACCCACGCTGGAATGAAGATGCACTTTGCTGGTCCGTACAAGGAGGCCGAGTTCATCCAGAACGTCACGGGGATTAAAACGTACGTGGCCAAAGAGGGCTTCAGGGTAACTGTAGGGAAGGAAATAAGCGTGAAAACTTTAAGGCCTGCAAGGTTCGTTTAA
- a CDS encoding ATPase, whose protein sequence is MLPRAKTFIEKFRLESSLRALERVKDELPQEAYLRLKSLVEFRLYGREFSREPLEFKIAVAYSGGSDSSATVKILSWAGLNVVPITAKLPQMAEKTLERVRSQGAVLVEVPRYMEEMERLMEKRAPICGRCHSMVMNAVERKARELSIKVVASGDMLSVGSGSIYKKDSMIVLNLPAFLALNKAQLLEILGWKEYELKFGCPLWREAVKKAPIMKRFAIQRILRELRAGALTEEMAKELIMDVLRT, encoded by the coding sequence ATGCTTCCAAGGGCGAAAACATTTATCGAGAAGTTCAGGCTTGAATCGAGCTTAAGGGCCCTTGAGAGGGTAAAGGATGAGCTGCCCCAGGAAGCTTATCTCCGGCTGAAGAGCCTCGTAGAGTTTAGGCTTTATGGAAGGGAGTTTTCTAGGGAACCTTTAGAATTCAAGATAGCCGTCGCTTATTCTGGGGGTAGCGACAGCTCGGCGACCGTTAAGATACTCAGCTGGGCAGGATTGAATGTAGTTCCAATTACGGCAAAGCTACCCCAGATGGCAGAGAAGACCCTTGAAAGGGTGAGATCCCAGGGAGCAGTCCTAGTAGAGGTTCCCAGGTACATGGAAGAAATGGAAAGGCTCATGGAGAAGAGAGCCCCAATCTGCGGCAGATGCCACTCGATGGTGATGAACGCCGTTGAACGGAAAGCTAGAGAGCTGAGCATAAAAGTTGTTGCAAGTGGGGATATGCTAAGCGTTGGTAGCGGTTCCATCTATAAAAAAGATAGCATGATCGTGCTTAATCTGCCGGCTTTTTTAGCACTAAACAAGGCTCAGCTTTTGGAGATCCTTGGTTGGAAGGAGTACGAGCTCAAGTTTGGCTGTCCCCTCTGGAGAGAGGCCGTAAAGAAGGCACCGATAATGAAGAGATTTGCAATTCAGAGGATATTGAGGGAGCTGAGGGCAGGTGCTTTGACTGAGGAAATGGCAAAAGAACTCATAATGGACGTTCTTAGAACTTAA
- the eno gene encoding phosphopyruvate hydratase: MENPYEITAVVAREILDSRGNPTVEVDVYTNVGMGRAAVPSGASTGTHEAVELRDGGKRYHGKGVRRAVENVNKIIAPELVGMDVRWQREIDTLLLELDGTENKSNLGANAILAVSLAVAKAAADSLDLPLYRYIGGANAYVLPVPLSNVINGGVHAGNELDFQEFMIMPVGADSFREAIRWVSETYHVLKKVIMEKYGKNAVNVGDEGGFAPPMKEVTEPLDVLIKAIEEAGYKPGDEIALALDAASSEFFNAEIGKYVVGGKEYTREELLELYKELTSAYPIVSIEDPFHEEDWEGFVMITKELGKKVQIVGDDLFVTNPKRLVKGIQMGAANALLLKVNQIGTLSEAIDAAYTAFRAGYGVIVSHRSGETEDSTIADLAVALNAGQIKTGAPARSDRNAKYNQLIRIEEELEGVAVYAGKKFRKVFF; the protein is encoded by the coding sequence ATGGAGAATCCTTACGAGATTACCGCGGTTGTAGCAAGGGAAATCCTTGACAGCAGGGGAAACCCAACCGTTGAAGTTGACGTTTACACTAACGTCGGTATGGGAAGGGCCGCGGTGCCAAGTGGAGCATCAACTGGAACCCACGAGGCTGTCGAGCTAAGAGACGGTGGAAAGAGGTACCATGGAAAGGGGGTCAGAAGGGCCGTAGAGAACGTGAACAAGATCATCGCCCCCGAGCTCGTTGGAATGGACGTTAGGTGGCAGAGGGAGATTGACACTCTTCTCCTGGAGCTCGATGGAACCGAGAACAAGAGCAACCTCGGAGCGAACGCAATTCTCGCTGTTTCTTTGGCAGTGGCAAAGGCAGCTGCCGACTCCCTAGACCTTCCGCTGTACAGGTACATAGGCGGTGCAAACGCCTACGTTCTGCCCGTCCCACTCAGCAACGTCATAAATGGTGGAGTTCACGCTGGAAACGAGCTCGACTTCCAGGAGTTCATGATAATGCCGGTTGGTGCCGATTCATTCAGGGAGGCAATAAGGTGGGTGTCCGAGACCTACCACGTCCTCAAGAAGGTGATCATGGAGAAGTACGGCAAGAACGCGGTTAACGTTGGTGACGAGGGAGGGTTTGCCCCACCAATGAAGGAAGTGACCGAGCCTTTGGATGTACTCATAAAGGCCATTGAGGAGGCAGGGTACAAGCCTGGGGATGAAATAGCCCTAGCCTTAGATGCAGCATCAAGCGAGTTCTTCAACGCTGAGATCGGCAAGTACGTCGTTGGGGGGAAGGAGTACACGAGGGAGGAGCTCCTTGAACTTTACAAAGAGCTAACTTCAGCTTATCCGATAGTCTCAATTGAAGACCCATTCCACGAGGAGGACTGGGAAGGCTTCGTTATGATCACCAAGGAGCTCGGAAAGAAGGTGCAGATAGTAGGTGACGACCTCTTCGTTACAAATCCAAAGAGGCTTGTCAAGGGAATCCAGATGGGTGCAGCTAATGCACTGCTGTTGAAAGTCAACCAGATAGGAACCCTAAGTGAAGCCATTGACGCAGCTTACACTGCATTTAGAGCAGGCTACGGAGTTATAGTCTCCCACAGGTCGGGAGAGACTGAGGATTCAACGATAGCAGATCTCGCAGTTGCCTTAAACGCAGGACAGATCAAGACTGGAGCCCCTGCAAGGAGCGACAGGAACGCGAAGTACAACCAGCTAATAAGAATCGAGGAGGAGCTTGAAGGAGTCGCAGTGTACGCCGGGAAGAAGTTCAGAAAGGTCTTCTTCTGA
- a CDS encoding Maf family nucleotide pyrophosphatase, with product MIILASASPRRREILGRFFEIKVIPSNANEESNAERPEEKAMEIARKKALSIASSYPNETIVAADTIVVFENSIMGKPRDESEAREMLRMLSGRVHRVITGYCIIHRGKITEGYEVTEVKFRELDEELIDWYLKTGEWRDKAGAYGIQGYASVFVKWIKGDYYNVVGLPIKVVVELMKLGLKPKT from the coding sequence ATGATAATCTTAGCCTCTGCAAGCCCAAGGAGGAGAGAAATCCTGGGAAGGTTCTTTGAGATAAAGGTCATTCCTAGTAATGCAAATGAAGAGAGCAACGCGGAGAGGCCAGAAGAAAAAGCCATGGAGATAGCCAGAAAGAAGGCCCTGTCTATAGCTTCAAGCTACCCCAATGAGACGATAGTTGCCGCAGATACAATAGTTGTTTTTGAAAACAGCATCATGGGAAAGCCCAGGGACGAGAGTGAGGCACGAGAAATGCTCAGAATGCTTAGCGGGAGAGTGCACAGAGTCATAACTGGCTACTGCATAATCCACAGGGGGAAAATAACAGAGGGATACGAAGTTACTGAAGTGAAGTTCAGGGAACTAGATGAAGAGCTAATTGACTGGTACCTCAAAACGGGCGAATGGAGGGACAAGGCTGGGGCCTATGGAATTCAGGGCTATGCCTCGGTATTCGTTAAGTGGATCAAAGGGGACTACTACAATGTTGTCGGTCTGCCAATTAAAGTAGTTGTCGAACTGATGAAGCTTGGCCTCAAACCAAAGACATGA
- a CDS encoding 50S ribosomal protein L44e, whose amino-acid sequence MKYPKQIRTYCPFCKRHTIHKVEKVKKRPRSELSAGQRRFRRILKGYGGFPRPKPEGREKPVKKLDLRFRCTVCGKAHTRGKGFRVKRFELVEV is encoded by the coding sequence ATGAAGTATCCAAAGCAGATAAGGACTTACTGTCCGTTTTGTAAGAGGCACACCATTCACAAGGTCGAGAAGGTAAAGAAGAGGCCAAGGAGCGAGCTTAGTGCCGGTCAGAGGAGATTCAGGAGAATCCTTAAAGGTTACGGAGGATTCCCAAGGCCAAAGCCAGAGGGAAGAGAAAAGCCAGTGAAGAAGCTTGACTTAAGATTCAGGTGTACCGTATGTGGTAAGGCCCACACGAGAGGTAAGGGGTTCAGAGTGAAGAGGTTCGAGCTCGTGGAGGTGTGA
- a CDS encoding 30S ribosomal protein S27e: MPKNIIPMPRSRFLRVKCIDCGNEQIVFSHPATRVRCLVCGATLVEPTGGKGIVKAKILEVLE, from the coding sequence TTGCCCAAGAACATAATTCCAATGCCAAGGTCAAGATTCCTTAGAGTTAAGTGCATTGACTGTGGTAACGAGCAGATAGTCTTCAGCCACCCTGCAACTAGGGTCAGGTGCTTGGTTTGTGGGGCAACCCTTGTTGAGCCAACGGGCGGAAAGGGAATAGTAAAGGCTAAGATCCTTGAAGTTCTAGAGTGA
- a CDS encoding 6-pyruvoyl trahydropterin synthase family protein translates to MKVIRKIYWTKDFDSSHFLELPYESKCLRIHGHTYRVEVEIEGELNENGMIFDFNHLSELAKLLDHRLIVSEKWIKESEENVTVEKNGKRLELPKNEVVIIDKPNVTAEYLAEWFAERILEKAGKNVRKIKVKVWEDPRSYAEITLELQGS, encoded by the coding sequence ATGAAGGTAATTAGGAAAATTTACTGGACTAAGGACTTCGACAGTAGCCATTTCCTTGAACTGCCTTACGAAAGTAAATGCCTTCGTATTCATGGGCACACATACAGGGTCGAGGTAGAGATCGAGGGTGAGCTCAACGAAAACGGCATGATATTTGACTTCAACCACCTCTCAGAGTTAGCCAAGTTGCTGGATCACAGGCTGATAGTCAGCGAAAAGTGGATCAAGGAGAGCGAAGAGAACGTTACAGTTGAAAAGAACGGCAAAAGGCTTGAGTTGCCAAAAAACGAAGTCGTTATTATTGACAAGCCAAACGTCACTGCGGAGTATCTGGCGGAGTGGTTTGCTGAGAGGATTTTGGAGAAAGCAGGTAAAAACGTCAGGAAAATTAAGGTAAAAGTGTGGGAAGATCCAAGGAGCTACGCCGAGATCACTCTAGAACTTCAAGGATCTTAG
- the hxlAB gene encoding bifunctional 3-hexulose-6-phosphate synthase/6-phospho-3-hexuloisomerase: MILQVALDLTDIEQAISIAEKAARGGAHWLEVGTPLIKKEGMRAVELLKRRFPDRKIVADLKTMDTGALEVEMAARHGADVVSILGVADDKTIKDALAVARKYGIKVMVDLIGVKDKVKRAKELEKMGVHYILVHTGIDEQAQGKSPLEDLEKVVKAVKVPVAVAGGLNLETIPKVIELGATIIIVGSAITKAKDPEEVTRKIIDLFWDEYMKTIRKAMKDITEHIEEVADKLKLEEVRGLVDAMIGANKIFIYGAGRSGLVGKAFAMRLMHLDFNVYVVGETITPAFEPGDLLIAISGSGETKTIVDAAEIAKQQGGKVVAITSYKDSTLGKLADVVVEIPGRTKTDLPTDYIARQMLTQYKWTAPMGTLFEDSTMVFLDGIIALLMATFQKTEKDMRKKHATLE, encoded by the coding sequence ATGATCCTCCAAGTTGCTCTCGATTTAACCGACATAGAGCAGGCCATTTCTATCGCAGAAAAAGCTGCTCGTGGCGGTGCTCACTGGCTCGAGGTTGGAACTCCCCTCATAAAGAAGGAGGGAATGAGGGCCGTTGAGCTCTTGAAGAGAAGGTTTCCAGACAGGAAGATTGTTGCAGACTTAAAGACAATGGATACTGGAGCCCTAGAAGTTGAGATGGCTGCGAGGCATGGGGCTGATGTCGTTTCAATACTTGGAGTTGCCGATGATAAAACGATAAAGGACGCCCTTGCGGTCGCGAGGAAGTATGGAATAAAGGTCATGGTTGATCTTATAGGGGTAAAGGACAAGGTCAAGAGGGCTAAGGAACTTGAAAAGATGGGAGTCCACTACATCCTAGTTCACACCGGAATAGATGAGCAGGCCCAGGGTAAATCACCGCTTGAGGACCTGGAGAAAGTAGTAAAGGCCGTTAAAGTCCCAGTTGCTGTTGCGGGTGGGTTAAATTTAGAAACAATACCAAAGGTCATAGAGCTTGGAGCGACGATAATTATCGTGGGAAGTGCGATAACCAAGGCCAAGGATCCCGAGGAAGTCACACGAAAGATAATTGACCTCTTCTGGGACGAGTACATGAAGACGATAAGGAAGGCCATGAAGGACATAACCGAGCACATTGAGGAAGTTGCAGATAAGCTGAAGCTCGAAGAGGTAAGAGGATTAGTAGATGCTATGATAGGAGCAAACAAGATATTCATCTACGGAGCTGGAAGAAGTGGTCTCGTGGGTAAGGCATTTGCCATGAGGCTAATGCACCTCGACTTCAACGTTTACGTCGTTGGTGAAACCATTACTCCAGCCTTTGAGCCGGGAGACCTCTTGATAGCAATCAGCGGTTCAGGTGAGACCAAGACCATAGTGGACGCTGCTGAGATAGCAAAGCAACAGGGAGGCAAGGTAGTTGCAATAACCTCATACAAAGATTCAACGCTGGGTAAGCTTGCTGATGTCGTTGTTGAAATTCCAGGAAGGACTAAGACTGACCTGCCTACTGACTATATAGCGAGGCAGATGCTTACCCAGTACAAGTGGACCGCGCCGATGGGAACTCTCTTTGAGGATTCAACAATGGTGTTCCTTGATGGGATTATTGCCCTCTTAATGGCCACGTTCCAGAAGACTGAGAAGGACATGAGGAAGAAACACGCAACCCTTGAGTGA
- a CDS encoding FtsZ/tubulin family protein: protein MRPVFIGIGNNGMKVVWGIKYGNARKLFLDPTSYLFHKQIFLKKLEEIMWRIEKGTHVWIIFDNKPVNMEILAYILDNSPSDLFKLAYVLSPGKELVFENKPWWAGNFETVFYDSFWEFLRGREEKPIWQAYLEASASIGQMFTKLYEYLNNQMLVNVDLADFMQIVKGCNIGILRLLTSVDFDWHWGIWERGLINILASEETSLEDVTRVLQRFQDILREKDIIWGVKMDRAIKGMEVLALLVRKW, encoded by the coding sequence ATGAGACCCGTATTCATTGGGATCGGGAACAATGGAATGAAGGTAGTCTGGGGCATAAAGTACGGAAATGCAAGGAAATTATTCCTAGATCCTACTTCATACTTATTTCATAAGCAGATATTCCTGAAAAAGCTTGAGGAGATAATGTGGAGAATAGAAAAAGGAACCCACGTATGGATTATATTTGATAACAAGCCCGTGAACATGGAGATATTAGCTTATATTCTTGATAATTCTCCTTCTGATTTGTTCAAGCTTGCTTACGTTTTGTCCCCTGGGAAAGAGCTAGTTTTTGAGAATAAACCGTGGTGGGCAGGAAATTTCGAGACCGTGTTCTACGACTCTTTCTGGGAATTTCTGAGGGGAAGGGAAGAAAAGCCAATTTGGCAGGCTTACCTTGAAGCATCTGCCTCGATAGGTCAGATGTTCACCAAGCTGTACGAGTACCTTAACAATCAAATGCTAGTTAATGTTGACCTAGCAGACTTTATGCAGATAGTTAAGGGGTGCAACATTGGGATACTGAGATTGCTAACTTCTGTGGACTTTGATTGGCACTGGGGCATTTGGGAGAGAGGGTTAATTAACATCCTCGCAAGCGAAGAGACATCCCTCGAGGACGTAACAAGGGTTCTTCAGAGGTTCCAGGATATACTCAGAGAGAAGGATATAATATGGGGAGTTAAAATGGATAGAGCCATAAAGGGAATGGAAGTACTGGCTCTCTTGGTGAGAAAATGGTGA
- a CDS encoding TIGR02253 family HAD-type hydrolase, which translates to MVKAVFFDIDGTLLTEWPLVMTILPKIYWEISRKLGIPVYKAREIFLREIEVRKGTYEWHDWNFFFRKFGLPYKFEEFIEEYPYKVELYPGVRELLEILAEKYKLGVITSGPKYQRKKLEVTGIIEYFDVVVTRDDANAIKPDPRIFIMALEKAGVRPEDAVMVGDNLEQDILGARAVGMKGVWVNKKGENGFNVPHVEIRSISELKKALEVLENEEDI; encoded by the coding sequence ATGGTGAAGGCAGTGTTCTTTGACATCGATGGAACCCTGCTAACGGAGTGGCCTCTCGTGATGACGATCCTCCCCAAGATATACTGGGAGATTAGCAGGAAACTTGGAATTCCCGTTTACAAGGCAAGGGAGATATTTCTAAGGGAGATAGAGGTTAGGAAGGGAACTTACGAGTGGCATGATTGGAACTTCTTTTTCCGGAAATTTGGCCTCCCTTATAAGTTTGAGGAGTTCATTGAGGAATATCCCTACAAGGTGGAGTTGTATCCTGGGGTTAGAGAGTTGCTTGAGATCCTAGCGGAAAAGTATAAGCTCGGAGTTATAACCAGCGGGCCGAAGTATCAGAGGAAAAAGCTGGAGGTCACCGGGATAATTGAGTATTTTGATGTTGTCGTTACGAGGGACGATGCAAATGCCATAAAGCCAGACCCCAGGATATTCATAATGGCCCTCGAAAAGGCTGGAGTGAGGCCAGAAGATGCAGTTATGGTTGGTGACAACTTGGAGCAGGACATTCTAGGTGCTAGAGCCGTGGGCATGAAAGGAGTGTGGGTAAATAAAAAGGGTGAGAATGGTTTTAATGTTCCTCACGTTGAAATAAGATCGATAAGCGAGCTGAAGAAAGCTCTGGAGGTGCTTGAAAATGAAGAAGATATTTGA
- a CDS encoding glutamate cyclase domain-containing protein: MIDHLIATDIGGRGVQELYLKYKAIKPNYIDNATDILLSSKDVLIVADFPIPPLMIPETDGPPGALALALALDEVGKKATILTEDIIADALKEFYSNIITEIPKKEFSCLVSVETPGRASDGKYYSFSGMEIRVSPYDELFIKATVPTIGIGDGGNEIGMGNLNLKGKYYSIVKTTELIVAGVSNWGAYGLVANMSIREGVNLLRDYNEIEVVRALVSAGVIDGISKKREVTVDGLPMSIHSRILDLLREIVEFKIR; the protein is encoded by the coding sequence GTGATTGATCATCTAATAGCCACGGACATAGGAGGCAGGGGAGTTCAAGAGTTATACCTCAAATACAAAGCTATTAAGCCGAACTATATAGACAATGCAACGGACATTCTGCTCTCCTCGAAAGACGTCCTGATAGTTGCTGACTTTCCAATCCCCCCTTTAATGATCCCTGAGACCGATGGCCCCCCTGGGGCACTTGCCTTAGCTTTAGCATTAGATGAAGTAGGTAAGAAGGCAACGATACTCACGGAGGATATAATTGCAGATGCACTGAAAGAGTTCTACTCAAATATAATAACGGAAATTCCAAAAAAAGAATTTTCTTGCTTAGTCAGTGTTGAAACCCCAGGAAGGGCAAGTGACGGCAAGTACTACTCGTTCTCTGGTATGGAGATCAGGGTTAGCCCCTATGATGAACTCTTCATTAAAGCTACAGTTCCTACGATAGGGATCGGAGATGGGGGCAACGAGATCGGCATGGGTAACTTGAACCTTAAAGGAAAGTACTACTCAATAGTCAAAACCACTGAACTAATAGTTGCCGGCGTCTCTAACTGGGGGGCCTATGGCTTGGTGGCCAATATGTCAATAAGGGAAGGTGTCAACTTACTCAGGGACTACAATGAAATCGAGGTCGTTAGGGCCCTCGTTAGTGCGGGGGTCATCGATGGGATAAGCAAGAAGAGGGAAGTCACCGTGGATGGCCTTCCTATGAGCATACATTCAAGGATTCTTGATCTCCTTAGAGAGATCGTTGAATTCAAAATTCGCTGA
- a CDS encoding HD domain-containing protein — MVSEMLEDILGRYFDEIPPSVVRAWEVAREMLGEGSHGLSHTLRVLKLSLYIGNHEEADLEILALASLLHDVARPLEDKGLIKDHAEESAKIAGEVLKDHPKVKEVVHAIEAHRFSTGPKPKTLEAKILSDADKIDALGAIGIARVFMYSGEHGRSIEDSIRHFREKILKLKDLIYTNTGKRIAQERHEFVEMFLRQLEKELSEF, encoded by the coding sequence ATGGTGAGTGAAATGCTTGAAGATATCCTGGGAAGATACTTTGATGAAATTCCGCCTTCAGTAGTCAGGGCATGGGAAGTGGCTAGAGAGATGCTCGGAGAGGGAAGCCATGGGCTCTCACACACTTTGAGGGTTCTAAAGCTATCCCTATACATTGGAAATCACGAGGAAGCGGATCTAGAGATTTTAGCCTTAGCCAGCTTATTGCACGATGTCGCCAGGCCTTTAGAAGACAAGGGGCTAATCAAGGATCATGCAGAGGAGAGCGCAAAGATCGCTGGTGAAGTTCTTAAAGACCATCCAAAGGTTAAGGAGGTAGTCCACGCGATAGAGGCACACCGTTTCTCTACTGGGCCTAAGCCTAAAACGCTAGAGGCGAAGATTCTCAGCGACGCTGATAAGATCGACGCTTTAGGTGCCATCGGGATTGCTAGGGTCTTCATGTACTCTGGAGAGCACGGGAGAAGCATAGAGGACTCAATAAGGCACTTCAGGGAGAAGATACTAAAGCTCAAGGACTTAATATATACAAACACCGGAAAAAGAATAGCTCAGGAAAGGCACGAATTTGTCGAGATGTTCCTCAGGCAGTTAGAGAAAGAGCTCAGCGAATTTTGA
- a CDS encoding GNAT family N-acetyltransferase, which yields MSEIKIERLKSLDEKTLNELIRVYMEGYKGLEEYGGEGEDYARNYILWCWKKAPDGFFVAKIGDKIVGFIVCDKDWFSKYEGRIVGAIHEFVVDKSYQGKGIGKKLLITCLDFLKNFNDTIELWVGEKNYGAMKLYEKFGFKKVGKSGIWIRMVKQNL from the coding sequence ATGAGCGAAATCAAGATAGAGAGACTGAAGTCACTCGATGAGAAGACCCTCAATGAACTAATAAGGGTTTATATGGAAGGGTACAAGGGGCTTGAAGAATACGGTGGTGAAGGTGAGGATTACGCCAGGAATTACATTTTATGGTGTTGGAAAAAGGCTCCCGATGGCTTCTTCGTGGCTAAAATAGGAGATAAGATAGTTGGATTCATTGTTTGCGACAAGGACTGGTTCAGCAAGTATGAAGGAAGAATAGTTGGAGCAATTCATGAATTTGTCGTAGATAAATCGTATCAGGGGAAGGGAATTGGGAAAAAGCTGTTGATAACTTGTCTAGACTTCTTAAAGAATTTCAATGACACAATAGAGCTTTGGGTTGGTGAGAAAAATTATGGGGCAATGAAGCTCTACGAGAAATTTGGGTTCAAGAAGGTTGGGAAGAGTGGTATTTGGATTAGAATGGTCAAGCAAAATTTATAA
- a CDS encoding winged helix-turn-helix domain-containing protein, giving the protein MSKRVKVITDPEVIKVMLEDTRRKILQLLRNKEMTISQLSEILGKTPQTIYHHIEKLKDAGLVEVKRTEMKGNLVEKYYGRTADVFYINLYLGDEELRYFARSRLKTKLDIFRKLGYEFNEEELLDIMDKMLMKEHEVKVKISKEMEEREEELRDFSNEDIIHAVEWLAMAELGRDDEYIELLKKLSRTLKR; this is encoded by the coding sequence ATGAGCAAGAGAGTGAAGGTAATTACGGATCCCGAGGTTATTAAGGTCATGCTTGAGGATACAAGGAGGAAAATCCTTCAGCTGCTGAGGAACAAAGAAATGACCATTTCTCAGCTCAGCGAGATCCTGGGGAAGACACCACAGACCATATATCACCACATTGAAAAGCTGAAGGATGCTGGTCTAGTCGAGGTCAAAAGGACAGAGATGAAGGGCAACCTTGTCGAGAAGTATTATGGGAGAACGGCCGACGTGTTTTACATAAACCTATACTTAGGTGATGAGGAACTAAGGTATTTTGCAAGGTCAAGACTAAAGACTAAGCTTGACATTTTCAGAAAACTGGGTTATGAGTTTAACGAGGAGGAACTCCTTGACATAATGGACAAGATGTTAATGAAGGAGCATGAAGTTAAAGTGAAAATTTCAAAGGAAATGGAAGAGAGGGAAGAGGAATTAAGGGACTTCTCGAATGAGGATATAATACATGCTGTGGAATGGCTTGCAATGGCTGAGCTCGGTAGGGATGATGAGTACATAGAATTACTTAAAAAGCTAAGTCGTACATTAAAAAGGTGA
- a CDS encoding DUF211 domain-containing protein codes for MAKGIRLLVLDVLKPHQPLVTELALGLSELEGVEGVNITLVEIDKETENVKITIVGDNLNYDEIVRTIEEFGGVVHSIDMVAAGKKIVEEGETPQDKLEEY; via the coding sequence ATGGCGAAAGGAATAAGACTCTTAGTTTTGGACGTTCTTAAGCCCCACCAACCATTAGTTACCGAATTAGCCCTAGGACTTAGTGAACTTGAAGGAGTTGAGGGGGTCAACATAACTTTGGTTGAGATAGACAAGGAGACTGAGAACGTTAAGATAACGATCGTTGGAGATAATCTTAATTATGATGAAATTGTCAGGACTATCGAGGAATTTGGAGGTGTTGTTCACAGCATCGACATGGTTGCTGCGGGTAAAAAGATTGTTGAAGAAGGGGAAACACCCCAGGATAAGTTGGAGGAGTACTGA
- a CDS encoding ArsR/SmtB family transcription factor has protein sequence MCRKDVMIISDPKQLKVLSDPTRIKILSLLRNHPMTISEIAQTLGKDRSTIYRHIKALEDAGLVEEVEKLGNETVYGRVALLFLVRVGPSKDVEEFRRTYLIREMAKLISILEEAGVGIKDKEKFTRILEEVFNAIELDSQPLIEKVAKVDLNEITLIHFLNFLTFLYSHKYVEKSKELFKLLDI, from the coding sequence ATGTGTAGGAAGGATGTAATGATAATTTCAGATCCAAAGCAACTAAAAGTGCTTTCAGACCCTACAAGAATCAAAATACTTAGTCTTTTAAGGAATCATCCAATGACAATTTCAGAGATAGCCCAAACCCTAGGAAAAGATAGATCGACAATATACAGACATATAAAAGCCCTTGAGGATGCCGGTTTAGTGGAAGAAGTTGAAAAACTGGGCAATGAAACGGTTTATGGTAGGGTAGCACTCCTTTTCTTAGTTAGGGTGGGTCCAAGCAAGGACGTGGAGGAGTTTAGAAGGACTTACCTCATAAGAGAAATGGCCAAGTTGATAAGTATACTGGAGGAGGCGGGTGTTGGGATAAAGGATAAAGAAAAATTTACTCGAATACTTGAGGAGGTATTCAACGCTATAGAGCTGGATTCACAACCTTTGATTGAGAAAGTAGCTAAGGTAGATCTCAATGAAATAACCCTCATTCACTTCCTAAATTTCCTGACGTTCCTGTACTCTCATAAGTATGTCGAAAAATCAAAAGAGCTCTTTAAGCTTTTGGATATTTAA